A genomic window from Rhizobium sp. 007 includes:
- a CDS encoding ABC transporter permease subunit: protein MSVFETPFTRAIAGQESRKVRSRFSLPSREALLPYLVPLVIILAWQAASSAGLISSRVMPSPADVAVAFWSTTLSGQLPHDVLVSACRAFAGLIVGGSIGFLLGIANGVSKISEQLTDTTLQMLRTIPHLAMIPLVILWFGIGEESKLFLTSLGVLFPVYLNTYHGVRNVDRDLIEMGRVYGMGGWTLFRKVIFPGALPSIFVGLRYALGIMWLTLIVSESIAASSGIGHMANNAREFMMTDVVVLALVIYAVLGKLADVVARALERRALTWNPVYQK from the coding sequence ATGTCGGTTTTCGAAACGCCGTTCACGCGAGCGATCGCCGGGCAGGAGAGCCGCAAGGTGCGCTCTCGATTTTCGCTTCCGAGCCGCGAAGCGCTGCTGCCCTATCTGGTACCGCTCGTAATCATTCTCGCCTGGCAGGCGGCGTCTTCGGCAGGGCTTATCTCCTCGCGTGTCATGCCGTCACCGGCGGATGTGGCTGTCGCCTTCTGGTCGACCACGCTATCCGGGCAGTTGCCGCATGACGTTCTCGTCAGTGCGTGCCGGGCTTTCGCGGGGCTCATCGTCGGCGGGTCGATCGGCTTCCTGCTCGGCATTGCAAACGGCGTTTCGAAGATTTCCGAGCAGCTGACGGATACGACATTGCAGATGCTGCGCACCATTCCGCATCTGGCGATGATCCCGCTTGTCATTCTCTGGTTCGGGATCGGCGAGGAATCGAAGCTTTTCCTCACGTCGCTCGGCGTGCTTTTCCCGGTCTATCTCAATACCTATCACGGCGTGCGCAACGTCGACCGCGACCTGATCGAGATGGGCAGGGTCTACGGCATGGGCGGCTGGACGCTGTTTCGCAAGGTGATCTTTCCGGGCGCGCTGCCCTCGATCTTCGTCGGGCTGCGCTATGCGCTCGGTATCATGTGGCTGACGCTGATCGTTTCGGAATCGATCGCCGCGTCTTCCGGCATCGGCCACATGGCGAACAATGCCCGCGAGTTCATGATGACGGATGTCGTGGTGCTGGCGCTGGTGATCTATGCCGTGCTCGGCAAGCTGGCGGATGTCGTGGCGCGGGCGCTGGAGCGGCGGGCGCTGACCTGGAACCCGGTCTATCAGAAATAG
- the ssuD gene encoding FMNH2-dependent alkanesulfonate monooxygenase, with translation MSASSKPIDFLWFIPTSGDGAYLGSGELTRAPDIGYMTQIAQAADRLGYSGVLLPTGVACEESFVTAAALSAKTEKLRFLVAIRPGTASPAYYARLTTTLDRISDGRVLLNIVVGGSPGELAGDGIHLEHDERYAHAEEFFTVWEELLEKGVASFDGKYIKATNAQLGFPSVQTPRPPLYFGGSSDAGIDFSVGRVDKYLTWGEPPAQVGEKIERVRTAAAKKGRDVSFGIRLHFIVRETDEEAWAAADRLISKLDDATIEEAQQRFAKGSDSVGQARMAALHGGRRDKLEVSPNLWAGVGLVRAGAGTALVGSPKTVAARLREYQDLGIETVIGSGYPHLEEAYRVAELLFPELGLERQEQRHGLKSDFGRHRVFGGGSHGGNLKVVSGS, from the coding sequence ATGAGCGCTTCATCCAAGCCTATCGATTTCCTGTGGTTCATCCCGACCTCCGGCGACGGGGCCTATCTCGGCTCCGGCGAGCTGACCCGCGCTCCGGATATCGGCTACATGACGCAGATCGCGCAGGCCGCCGACCGGCTCGGCTATTCCGGCGTGCTTTTGCCGACGGGCGTCGCCTGCGAGGAGTCCTTCGTGACGGCCGCAGCCCTTTCGGCCAAGACCGAGAAGTTGAGGTTCCTCGTCGCGATTCGTCCAGGCACCGCGTCGCCGGCCTATTATGCGCGGCTGACAACGACGCTCGACCGCATCTCGGACGGCCGCGTGCTGCTCAACATCGTCGTCGGCGGCAGCCCGGGCGAGCTTGCCGGAGACGGCATCCATCTGGAGCATGACGAGCGCTATGCGCATGCCGAGGAGTTCTTCACCGTCTGGGAAGAGCTGCTGGAAAAGGGTGTCGCGAGCTTCGACGGCAAATATATCAAGGCAACCAATGCGCAGCTCGGCTTTCCGTCCGTCCAGACCCCGCGACCGCCGCTCTATTTCGGCGGCTCGTCGGATGCCGGGATCGATTTCTCGGTGGGCCGCGTCGACAAGTATCTAACCTGGGGCGAGCCGCCCGCACAGGTCGGCGAAAAGATCGAGCGCGTGCGCACCGCCGCGGCCAAGAAAGGCCGTGACGTGAGCTTCGGCATCCGCCTGCATTTCATCGTCCGCGAAACGGATGAAGAAGCATGGGCGGCGGCCGACCGGCTGATCTCCAAGCTCGACGATGCGACGATCGAGGAAGCGCAGCAGCGTTTCGCCAAGGGGTCCGACTCCGTCGGCCAGGCGCGCATGGCGGCCCTTCACGGGGGTCGCCGGGACAAGCTGGAGGTCTCGCCGAACCTCTGGGCCGGCGTCGGCCTTGTGCGCGCCGGTGCCGGGACAGCACTGGTCGGCTCGCCGAAGACGGTCGCCGCACGGCTTCGCGAATACCAGGACCTCGGCATCGAGACGGTGATCGGCTCGGGCTATCCGCATCTGGAAGAGGCCTACCGTGTCGCCGAACTGCTGTTTCCCGAACTGGGACTCGAGCGCCAGGAGCAGCGCCACGGCCTCAAGAGCGATTTCGGCCGTCACCGTGTCTTCGGCGGCGGCAGCCATGGCGGCAACCTGAAGGTCGTTTCCGGCTCCTGA
- a CDS encoding aliphatic sulfonate ABC transporter substrate-binding protein, producing MISRRQTLGLFGAAAAAAVLPAIKPARAAATEFRIGWQKNGVLALAKRRGALESRLADRGISVSWSEFTSGPPLLEALGAGALDFGATGDVPPLFAQAAGGHLYYVGTYRGSPAGSAILVRKDSPIKTLEDLKGKKIAFKRGSSAHNVTVKVLRKAGLTIDDVQPLDLAPPDAAPAFKNGSIDAWSIWDPYLAIAEADPETRILTTAEGIVPSYSYFLANQEFTDANAQVIVDVIDELGKAGKSAQGKLDDTVKELSEITGVPAEVTRVTLSRPGADLGAVTTITDDAAAYQQALADEFYKLGIVPKQLTTGDIVWRPKAS from the coding sequence ATGATTTCTCGACGCCAGACGCTCGGACTTTTCGGTGCTGCTGCGGCGGCTGCCGTTCTGCCGGCCATCAAACCCGCACGCGCTGCAGCCACCGAATTCCGGATCGGCTGGCAGAAGAACGGCGTGCTGGCGCTCGCCAAGCGCCGCGGGGCGCTGGAGAGCCGGCTTGCCGATCGCGGCATTTCGGTCAGCTGGTCAGAATTCACCTCCGGCCCGCCGCTGCTCGAAGCGCTTGGTGCCGGTGCGCTCGATTTCGGCGCGACAGGCGACGTGCCGCCGCTCTTTGCGCAGGCTGCAGGCGGCCATCTCTATTATGTCGGCACCTATCGTGGCAGCCCGGCGGGCTCGGCGATCCTCGTGCGCAAGGATTCTCCGATCAAGACCCTCGAAGACCTGAAGGGAAAGAAGATTGCGTTTAAGCGCGGGTCGAGCGCGCATAACGTTACGGTAAAAGTCTTACGCAAGGCGGGGTTGACGATCGATGATGTCCAGCCGCTGGACCTTGCGCCGCCGGATGCGGCCCCTGCCTTCAAGAACGGCAGCATCGATGCCTGGTCGATCTGGGACCCTTATCTTGCAATCGCCGAGGCCGATCCGGAGACCCGTATCCTGACGACGGCCGAGGGCATCGTTCCCTCATACAGCTACTTCCTCGCCAATCAGGAATTCACCGATGCCAACGCTCAGGTGATCGTCGACGTGATCGATGAACTCGGCAAGGCCGGTAAGTCGGCGCAGGGCAAGCTCGACGATACGGTCAAGGAGCTCTCCGAAATCACCGGCGTGCCGGCTGAGGTGACCCGCGTGACGCTGTCGCGGCCGGGCGCCGATCTAGGCGCCGTGACGACTATCACCGACGACGCGGCGGCCTACCAGCAGGCGCTTGCCGATGAATTCTACAAGCTCGGCATCGTGCCGAAGCAGTTGACCACCGGCGATATCGTTTGGCGGCCGAAGGCGAGCTGA
- a CDS encoding NAD(P)-dependent oxidoreductase has product MAKVAFIGLGVMGFPMAGHLKTKGGHDVTVYNRTASKAADWAAKFGGKSAATPAEATADADFVFTCVGNDDDLRSVTTGRGGVLEGMKKGAVLIDNTTASAEVARELYEAAKAKGSDFIDAPVSGGQAGAENGVLTVMCGGDEAVFEKARPVIDAYARMVGLMGPAGSGQLTKMINQICIAGIVQGLAEGIHFGKRAGLDIEKVIDVISKGAAGSWQMENRHKTMSQGKYDFGFAVDWMRKDLSIVLTEARANGAKLPLTALVDQFYGDVQAIGGNRWDTSSLLARLEK; this is encoded by the coding sequence ATGGCAAAAGTCGCGTTCATCGGTCTCGGCGTCATGGGCTTCCCCATGGCAGGTCACTTGAAGACGAAGGGCGGCCACGACGTCACGGTCTATAACCGCACGGCATCCAAGGCTGCGGACTGGGCCGCCAAGTTCGGCGGCAAATCCGCCGCGACGCCTGCCGAAGCTACAGCAGATGCCGATTTCGTCTTCACCTGCGTCGGCAATGATGACGACCTGCGTTCGGTCACCACCGGCAGGGGCGGCGTTTTGGAAGGCATGAAGAAGGGCGCCGTGCTCATCGACAACACCACCGCCAGCGCCGAAGTCGCCCGCGAGCTTTATGAAGCCGCCAAGGCAAAAGGCAGCGATTTCATTGACGCGCCGGTTTCCGGCGGCCAGGCAGGTGCGGAAAACGGCGTGCTCACCGTCATGTGCGGCGGCGATGAAGCCGTCTTCGAAAAGGCAAGGCCGGTCATCGACGCCTATGCCCGCATGGTCGGCCTCATGGGTCCTGCCGGTTCCGGCCAGCTCACCAAGATGATCAACCAGATCTGCATCGCCGGCATCGTTCAGGGTCTCGCCGAAGGCATCCATTTCGGCAAGCGTGCCGGCCTCGACATCGAGAAGGTTATCGACGTCATCTCCAAGGGTGCTGCCGGCTCCTGGCAGATGGAAAATCGCCACAAGACCATGAGCCAAGGTAAATACGATTTCGGTTTCGCCGTCGACTGGATGCGCAAGGATCTCTCCATTGTGCTCACCGAAGCACGCGCCAACGGCGCGAAACTGCCCCTCACTGCCCTCGTCGACCAGTTCTACGGCGACGTCCAGGCGATCGGCGGCAACCGCTGGGATACGTCCTCCCTGCTCGCGCGTCTGGAAAAATGA
- a CDS encoding DNA alkylation repair protein, translating to MIGPSASAAELIAHLQTLRSEENIAGMIRFGIVTGSALGISNPDLQKIARLAKKDHARAQELWQSDIREARMLALYTAEPKKLTPAEACRWVKDFNSWEIVDCAADLFVEARLDDVILQFAADDREFVRRTAFAMIAGAAVHRKQDPDETLLAWLPLIEAHSGDPRNFVRKAVNWALRNIGKRSRDCHAPALALAERLAASPDKIARWIGKDAVRALTNEKVMGRWT from the coding sequence ATGATCGGCCCCTCCGCAAGCGCAGCCGAGCTGATCGCGCATCTGCAGACGCTGCGCTCGGAGGAGAACATTGCCGGCATGATCCGCTTCGGCATCGTCACCGGTAGCGCGCTCGGCATCTCCAATCCCGATCTCCAGAAAATCGCCCGCCTTGCGAAGAAGGACCACGCCCGCGCGCAGGAGCTTTGGCAAAGCGATATCCGCGAGGCACGCATGCTGGCGCTCTACACAGCCGAGCCGAAGAAGCTCACGCCCGCCGAAGCCTGCCGCTGGGTAAAGGATTTCAACTCCTGGGAAATCGTCGATTGCGCCGCAGACCTCTTCGTCGAGGCGAGGCTCGATGACGTGATTTTGCAATTTGCCGCCGACGATCGCGAATTCGTCCGCCGCACCGCCTTCGCCATGATCGCCGGCGCTGCTGTCCACCGCAAGCAGGACCCGGACGAAACTCTCCTCGCCTGGCTCCCCTTGATCGAGGCGCATTCCGGCGACCCGCGCAACTTCGTGCGCAAAGCCGTCAACTGGGCGCTGCGCAACATCGGCAAGCGCAGCCGCGACTGCCACGCCCCGGCTCTGGCCCTCGCCGAACGCCTTGCCGCAAGCCCCGACAAGATCGCCCGCTGGATCGGCAAGGACGCCGTCAGGGCGTTGACCAATGAGAAGGTAATGGGGCGATGGACCTAG
- a CDS encoding Lrp/AsnC family transcriptional regulator — translation MDRLDRKILRLLQEDSTLAVADLAKKVGLSTTPCWRRIQKMEEDGVIKRRVAILDPEKVNTKVTVFVSIRTATHSIEWLRRFSEVVSDFPEVVEFYRMSGDVDYLLRVVVPDIAAYDAFYKRLIAKIEIRDVSSAFAMEQIKYSTQLPLDYMVLDNAKSSED, via the coding sequence ATGGACCGTCTCGACCGCAAGATACTGCGTCTTTTGCAAGAAGATTCGACTTTGGCAGTTGCCGATCTCGCCAAGAAGGTGGGGCTTTCGACAACGCCGTGCTGGCGCCGTATCCAGAAGATGGAAGAGGACGGCGTGATCAAGCGCCGCGTCGCCATCCTCGACCCCGAGAAGGTCAACACGAAGGTCACGGTTTTCGTCTCGATCCGCACGGCGACGCATTCGATCGAGTGGCTGAGGCGTTTTTCCGAAGTCGTCTCGGACTTTCCCGAAGTGGTCGAATTCTACCGCATGAGCGGCGACGTCGATTACCTGCTGCGCGTGGTCGTGCCGGATATCGCCGCCTACGACGCCTTCTACAAGCGGCTGATCGCCAAGATCGAGATCCGCGACGTTTCCTCGGCTTTCGCCATGGAGCAGATCAAGTATTCGACGCAGCTGCCGCTTGATTACATGGTCCTGGACAATGCGAAGTCCAGCGAGGATTGA
- a CDS encoding uracil-DNA glycosylase family protein — protein sequence MTGEAALAALHSEIAHCRICRDRPLRADDRLPHEPRPVVVMSSTARILIAGQAPGLRVHESGIPFNDASGDRLRDWLRVERETFYDAKRFAIVPMGFCFPGYDAKGSDLPPRRECAPLWRQRVIDRMPQIELVLTVGQYAQAWHMSGLRKPNMTETVKAWRETLFSNRSPAVLPLPHPSWRNSGWLKRNPWFDEELLPVLRNRVKLLIS from the coding sequence GTGACGGGCGAAGCGGCGCTTGCCGCGCTGCACAGCGAAATTGCGCACTGTCGCATCTGCCGCGATCGGCCACTGCGGGCCGACGATCGGCTTCCGCACGAGCCGCGGCCGGTCGTCGTGATGTCGTCCACCGCGCGCATCCTGATTGCCGGCCAGGCGCCAGGCCTTAGGGTGCATGAAAGCGGCATTCCCTTCAACGATGCCTCCGGCGACCGTCTGCGCGACTGGCTGCGGGTGGAGCGCGAGACATTCTACGATGCAAAGCGGTTCGCGATCGTGCCGATGGGCTTCTGTTTTCCGGGCTACGACGCCAAGGGCAGCGACCTGCCGCCGAGACGGGAATGCGCGCCGCTCTGGCGCCAGAGGGTGATCGATCGGATGCCGCAGATCGAGCTTGTGCTCACTGTGGGGCAATATGCCCAGGCATGGCATATGAGCGGATTGCGCAAGCCGAACATGACCGAAACGGTGAAGGCGTGGCGCGAGACGCTGTTTTCAAACCGCAGTCCGGCGGTCTTGCCGCTGCCGCATCCGAGTTGGCGCAACAGCGGCTGGCTGAAGCGCAATCCCTGGTTCGACGAGGAACTGCTTCCGGTGCTGCGGAACAGAGTAAAATTGCTCATATCCTGA
- a CDS encoding thermonuclease family protein, with product MLALIWLIAAKLNDKPDTVHAGQFHAADGDSLTIGAERMRLKGIDAPELNQICERGGRRWACGREAKETLQGLVAGRDTRCGGAERDQYDRLLVVCRSGGIDLNGEMVARGMAVSYGNYEREEEWARAERAGLWAGTFERPRDVRDHEHRQSGFEDARRLVRQVRGWQ from the coding sequence ATGCTCGCGCTGATCTGGCTGATCGCCGCAAAGCTCAACGACAAGCCCGATACCGTTCACGCCGGCCAATTTCATGCGGCAGACGGCGACAGCCTGACGATCGGTGCCGAACGCATGCGGCTGAAGGGCATCGATGCGCCGGAGCTCAACCAGATCTGCGAGCGCGGCGGAAGGCGCTGGGCCTGCGGCCGGGAGGCAAAAGAGACATTGCAGGGTCTGGTGGCTGGCCGGGATACCCGATGCGGCGGCGCCGAACGGGACCAGTATGACCGGCTGCTCGTCGTCTGCCGGAGCGGCGGCATCGATCTCAACGGAGAGATGGTGGCGAGAGGCATGGCCGTCTCTTATGGGAACTACGAGCGGGAAGAGGAGTGGGCGCGGGCGGAAAGGGCAGGTCTCTGGGCGGGGACATTCGAGCGGCCGCGCGACGTGCGCGACCATGAGCACAGGCAATCGGGATTCGAGGATGCGAGGCGGCTTGTCCGGCAGGTGAGGGGATGGCAGTGA
- a CDS encoding MFS domain-containing histidine kinase, giving the protein MSTGVSTSTDKIIVDKSRSHRNKPVSRAVRQTRERLQSGHSSAAAFDRDALRMYMSAFIQGASIMPLFVIIIAVLGIYFTGNTQIFLWAVLTLTAYAANVYLVRRARKKEITPESARKWRRVLLFGQLMIGSCWAVFALQDCSACDPSGFILFKGATLLIALSVTAMSNFMLTPAVLVAFAPSVVALAAKAGISRDLLELSLTAVFTTTIIFFNYISDRLFQSNLKILSFQSEKDDLIAELEVAKSMSDEARRRAEEANLAKSRFLASMSHELRTPLNAILGFSEVMSAEVMGPLNNPTYKEYTNDIHRSGQHLLNLINEILDLSRIEAGKYELIEEAISLLDIAEDCIGMVQLRARGKNISITQQFEPELPSVWADEKSLRQVVLNLLSNAVKFTPQGGEIHVKVGWTAGGGQYISIKDNGPGIPEDEIPVVLSAFGQGSIAIKSAEQGTGLGLPIVQAILAKHDGQFVLKSKLREGTEVIAILPARRVLQSLPAVEEAQPVSRKRKSFA; this is encoded by the coding sequence ATGAGTACCGGCGTTAGCACATCGACCGATAAGATTATCGTCGACAAATCCCGCAGTCACCGCAACAAGCCTGTCTCCAGGGCTGTGCGGCAGACGCGCGAGCGGCTGCAATCCGGCCATTCCTCCGCCGCCGCCTTCGATCGGGACGCGCTCAGGATGTATATGAGCGCCTTCATTCAGGGCGCGTCGATCATGCCGCTCTTCGTCATCATCATTGCGGTCCTCGGCATCTATTTCACCGGCAACACACAAATCTTCCTCTGGGCCGTACTGACGCTGACTGCCTATGCGGCAAACGTCTATCTCGTGCGCCGCGCCCGCAAAAAGGAGATAACTCCGGAATCGGCGCGCAAATGGCGCCGCGTCTTGCTTTTCGGCCAGCTGATGATCGGCAGCTGCTGGGCCGTCTTTGCGCTTCAGGACTGCAGCGCCTGCGATCCCTCCGGCTTCATCCTTTTTAAGGGCGCGACGCTTCTCATCGCACTTTCCGTTACGGCAATGTCGAATTTCATGCTGACGCCCGCCGTGCTCGTTGCCTTCGCACCCTCCGTCGTGGCACTCGCTGCAAAGGCCGGCATCTCGCGCGACCTGCTTGAGCTCAGCCTCACTGCCGTTTTCACGACGACCATCATTTTCTTCAACTACATCAGCGACCGCCTCTTCCAGTCGAACCTCAAGATCCTCTCCTTCCAGTCGGAAAAGGACGACTTGATCGCCGAGCTCGAAGTCGCCAAATCCATGTCCGACGAAGCGCGCCGGCGCGCGGAAGAGGCCAACCTTGCCAAGTCGCGCTTCCTCGCCTCCATGTCACATGAGCTGCGCACGCCGCTGAACGCCATCCTCGGCTTCTCCGAGGTGATGTCGGCCGAGGTCATGGGCCCGCTGAACAATCCGACCTACAAGGAATATACGAACGACATCCACCGCTCCGGCCAGCATCTGCTGAACCTCATCAACGAGATCCTCGACCTATCGCGCATCGAGGCCGGGAAATACGAGCTCATCGAAGAAGCGATCTCGCTCCTTGATATCGCGGAAGATTGCATCGGCATGGTGCAACTGCGTGCCAGGGGCAAGAACATTTCCATCACCCAACAGTTCGAACCGGAGCTGCCGTCAGTCTGGGCCGACGAGAAGTCGTTGCGCCAGGTGGTGCTGAACCTGCTCTCAAACGCAGTGAAGTTCACGCCGCAAGGCGGTGAAATCCATGTCAAGGTCGGCTGGACGGCAGGTGGCGGCCAGTACATCTCCATCAAGGACAACGGCCCTGGCATTCCCGAGGACGAAATCCCCGTCGTGCTCTCCGCCTTCGGCCAGGGCTCGATCGCCATCAAAAGCGCCGAACAGGGCACCGGCCTCGGCCTGCCGATCGTCCAGGCGATCCTTGCCAAGCATGACGGCCAATTTGTCCTGAAATCAAAGCTGCGCGAAGGCACCGAAGTGATCGCCATCCTGCCTGCCCGGCGCGTGCTGCAGAGCCTGCCCGCCGTCGAGGAAGCGCAGCCCGTTTCCCGCAAGCGGAAGAGCTTCGCTTAA
- a CDS encoding GNAT family N-acetyltransferase yields MILTVREESPRQDDVASLLLLSDAVAASLYPGEYRRPLNPEALSAPHISVFVARTGDLSAAGCCALVDDHDGTAELKRMIVDQRVRQRGVGRALLQAVEAAALSKGIRLIKMEVGIRNTDGQSLYRCAGYKERGPFGAYRPSPISLFFEKAIGENPDA; encoded by the coding sequence ATGATATTGACCGTCAGAGAGGAAAGCCCGCGGCAAGATGACGTGGCGTCGCTTCTCTTACTGTCCGATGCAGTTGCGGCTTCGCTCTATCCCGGCGAGTATCGAAGGCCGCTCAATCCGGAGGCATTATCCGCACCACATATTTCAGTCTTTGTCGCACGCACTGGCGATCTTTCCGCAGCAGGGTGCTGCGCGCTCGTCGACGATCATGATGGCACGGCGGAGCTCAAGCGGATGATCGTGGATCAGAGGGTCAGACAAAGGGGCGTTGGAAGAGCACTGTTGCAAGCCGTGGAAGCAGCGGCCTTGTCCAAAGGAATTCGTCTTATCAAGATGGAAGTCGGTATCAGGAATACGGATGGACAAAGCCTGTATCGTTGCGCCGGATACAAGGAGCGCGGCCCCTTCGGCGCCTACAGGCCGTCACCGATCAGCCTGTTTTTCGAAAAAGCGATCGGAGAAAATCCTGATGCCTGA
- a CDS encoding diacylglycerol kinase, which produces MTKPAIGKLTGVSHFFAAAVYSWAGFQRLIKESAFRQELLFAAVSLILLAAVGASRWEMMIAVVLFLVLFAVEALNTAIEEVIDRISPEISMVGKHAKDLGSFAVLCAIAACGLYLLVTIGTRLIAIVFA; this is translated from the coding sequence TTGACCAAACCTGCCATAGGCAAACTGACGGGTGTGAGCCATTTCTTCGCTGCCGCCGTCTATTCCTGGGCGGGCTTCCAGCGCCTGATCAAGGAATCGGCTTTCCGGCAGGAGCTGCTTTTTGCCGCGGTTTCGCTGATCCTGCTTGCCGCCGTCGGTGCATCGCGGTGGGAAATGATGATTGCCGTCGTGCTGTTTCTGGTGCTCTTCGCCGTCGAGGCGCTGAATACGGCAATCGAGGAGGTGATCGACCGCATCTCGCCGGAAATCTCGATGGTCGGCAAACATGCGAAGGATCTTGGCTCCTTTGCCGTCCTCTGCGCGATTGCCGCGTGCGGGCTCTATCTTCTCGTCACGATCGGCACGCGCCTCATCGCGATCGTCTTCGCCTGA
- the cobT gene encoding nicotinate-nucleotide--dimethylbenzimidazole phosphoribosyltransferase, with protein MSVSGLPFDDFRALLRDLPGPDTPALVAARERDAQLTKPPGALGRLEEIAFWLAAWTGRAPAVNRPLVAIFAGNHGVAKQGITPFPPAVTQQMVENFAAGGAAINQICVAYDLGLKVFDLALDYPTGDITEEAALSERDCAATMAFGMEAIAGGTDLLCIGEMGIGNTTIAAAINYALYGGSARDWVGPGTGSEGEMLERKVAAVERAVELHRDHLNDPLEIMRRLGGREIAAMAGAILAARVEKIPVLIDGYVATAAGAILQAANPSALDHCLIGHVSGEPGHLRAIEMLGKTPLLSLGMRLGEGTGAALAAGIVKAAAACHSGMATFSQAGVTNRH; from the coding sequence ATGAGCGTTTCAGGCCTGCCGTTCGACGATTTCCGTGCGCTGCTGCGCGATCTGCCGGGACCGGATACCCCGGCGCTGGTGGCAGCGCGCGAGCGCGACGCGCAGCTGACGAAGCCGCCGGGCGCGCTCGGGCGGCTCGAGGAGATCGCGTTCTGGCTGGCGGCCTGGACGGGCAGGGCGCCGGCCGTCAACCGGCCGCTGGTTGCGATCTTCGCCGGCAATCACGGCGTGGCGAAACAGGGCATCACGCCCTTTCCGCCGGCGGTGACGCAGCAGATGGTGGAGAATTTCGCTGCCGGTGGTGCGGCGATCAACCAGATCTGCGTCGCCTACGATCTCGGGCTGAAGGTCTTCGATCTGGCGCTCGACTATCCGACCGGCGACATCACCGAAGAGGCAGCACTTTCCGAGCGCGACTGCGCGGCGACCATGGCCTTCGGCATGGAGGCGATTGCGGGTGGCACGGACCTGCTCTGCATCGGCGAGATGGGGATCGGCAACACGACGATCGCTGCGGCGATCAATTACGCGCTTTACGGCGGCTCGGCGCGCGACTGGGTCGGCCCGGGAACCGGTTCCGAGGGCGAGATGCTGGAGCGCAAGGTGGCAGCCGTCGAGCGCGCTGTCGAGCTGCATCGCGACCATCTGAACGATCCGCTGGAAATCATGCGCCGCCTCGGCGGCCGCGAGATTGCGGCAATGGCCGGCGCCATTCTTGCTGCGCGCGTCGAAAAGATACCGGTGCTGATCGACGGCTATGTGGCGACGGCGGCAGGCGCCATCCTGCAGGCGGCCAATCCGTCGGCGCTCGATCACTGCCTGATCGGCCATGTCTCAGGCGAACCGGGGCATCTCAGGGCGATCGAGATGCTCGGCAAAACGCCGCTTCTTTCGCTCGGCATGCGGCTTGGCGAGGGGACGGGTGCGGCCCTTGCCGCCGGCATCGTGAAGGCCGCCGCGGCCTGCCATTCCGGAATGGCGACATTCTCGCAGGCGGGCGTTACCAACAGACACTGA
- a CDS encoding adenosylcobinamide-GDP ribazoletransferase — protein MNIKAYALDTARAVAFLSRLPVPQWVFCADDGKLSRTVRAFPLAGILIGLLPALVFLILLGLRADRLMAAFVALAAQTLIVGALHEDGLSDTADGIGGGRDRDHALAIMKDSRIGSYGAIALVFSLALRAAALAAIAREVAPLAAAFAIPAAACLSRAALVWHWHRLPPAKTDGIAASSGQPGESAMHVAVVSACLFSALLVWPALGLLALVCSLLATGIAVIAFTLYIRRKLAGHTGDTLGAAQQISEIAAFCALATAL, from the coding sequence ATGAACATCAAGGCCTATGCGCTCGACACCGCCCGCGCCGTCGCTTTCCTGAGCCGGCTTCCCGTGCCGCAATGGGTCTTTTGCGCAGACGACGGCAAGCTCAGTCGCACGGTACGCGCCTTCCCGCTCGCCGGTATTCTGATCGGCCTTCTTCCAGCCCTCGTCTTTCTCATTCTCCTTGGCCTGCGCGCCGACCGTCTGATGGCGGCGTTCGTCGCACTCGCCGCCCAGACGCTCATCGTCGGCGCGCTGCACGAGGACGGGCTCTCCGACACTGCCGACGGCATCGGCGGCGGACGCGACCGCGACCACGCGCTGGCGATCATGAAGGACAGCCGCATCGGCAGCTACGGCGCGATTGCCCTCGTCTTCTCGCTAGCACTTCGCGCCGCAGCCCTTGCCGCCATCGCCCGCGAGGTCGCCCCCCTTGCCGCCGCCTTCGCTATTCCCGCGGCCGCCTGCCTCAGCCGTGCCGCCCTCGTCTGGCACTGGCACCGTCTGCCGCCCGCAAAAACGGACGGCATCGCCGCCTCCTCGGGCCAGCCCGGCGAAAGCGCAATGCATGTCGCGGTCGTGTCGGCCTGCCTCTTTTCGGCCCTTCTCGTCTGGCCGGCGCTCGGCCTGCTGGCGCTTGTCTGCAGCCTGCTTGCAACCGGCATCGCGGTCATCGCCTTCACGCTCTATATCCGCCGCAAGCTTGCGGGCCATACGGGGGATACGCTCGGCGCCGCCCAGCAGATTTCCGAAATCGCAGCTTTCTGCGCCCTTGCCACGGCCTTGTGA